A single region of the Salvelinus sp. IW2-2015 linkage group LG20, ASM291031v2, whole genome shotgun sequence genome encodes:
- the LOC111981732 gene encoding stearoyl-CoA desaturase 5-like, translating into MVSVPGASVHQDGETVAWEPRGHEERNAVMEARSRARDEKADGWRPNEIVWRNVILMALLHIGAVYSLLVIPRAKPLTWVWSYVCFIVTALGVTAGAHRLWSHRSYRAKLPLRVFLAAANSMSFQNDIYEWARDHRVHHKFSETDADPHNATRGFFFAHIGWLFVRKHRDVIEKGKKLDVTDLLADPVVQFQRKYYKTTVLIMCFLVPTVVPWYFWGETLWNSYFLASILRYTVSLNVTWLVNSAAHMYGNRPYDQNISPRENRWVTFGAIGEGFHNFHHTFPFDYSTSEFGLRFNPTTCFIDLMCWMGLASNRKKASVEIIQARKLRTGEGSYGAVNTRQEKET; encoded by the exons ATGGTGAGTGTTCCGGGAGCAAGTGTTCATCAGGACGGGGAGACTGTGGCCTGGGAACCGAGGGGACATGAGGAGAGAAATGCGGTGATGGAAGCTCGGTCCCGGGCTAGAGATGAGAAAGCTGATGGGTGGAGGCCGAATGAAATCGTCTGGAGAAACGTTATCCTCATGGCCCTTCTGCACATCGGGGCGGTATATTCCCTCCTTGTTATCCCCAGAGCGAAGCCCCTTACCTGGGTATGGT cctATGTGTGTTTYATCGTGACAGCCCTGGGAGTGACAGCAGGGGCCCATCGGCTGTGGAGCCACCGCTCCTACAGAGCCAAGCTCCCTCTCAGAGTCTTCCTCGCAGCCGCCAACTCCATGTCCTTCCAG AATGACATCTATGAGTGGGCGAGAGACCACCGTGTGCACCACAAGTTCTCAGAGACAGATGCAGACCCCCACAATGCAACACGAGGCTTCTTCTTTGCTCACATTGGCTGGCTGTTTGTGCGTAAACACCGTGATGTCATCGAGAAGGGAAAGAAGCTGGACGTCACTGATCTCTTGGCTGATCCCGTCGTCCAGTTTCAGAGAAA GTACTATAAGACCACGGTCCTGATAATGTGCTTCCTGGTTCCCACCGTGGTTCCCTGGTACTTCTGGGGCGAGACGCTATGGAACTCCTACTTCCTGGCRTCCATCTTGCGTTACACCGTCTCGCTCAATGTCACCTGGCTGGTGAACAGCGCCGCCCACATGTACGGGAACCGACCGTACGACCAGAACATCAGCCCCCGGGAGAACCGCTGGGTCACCTTCGGAGCCATCG GTGAAGGTTTCCATAACTTTCATCACACTTTCCCCTTTGACTACTCTACCAGTGAGTTCGGGCTGCGTTTCAACCCCACCACATGCTTCATCGATCTCATGTGCTGGATGGGCCTGGCCAGCAACCGCAAGAAGGCATCCGTGGAAATAATACAGGCCAGGAAACTAAGGACAGGGGAGGGGAGCTACGGGGCAGTCAACACTAGACAAGAAAAAGAAACATGA